A region of Numida meleagris isolate 19003 breed g44 Domestic line chromosome 26, NumMel1.0, whole genome shotgun sequence DNA encodes the following proteins:
- the PSME3 gene encoding proteasome activator complex subunit 3 isoform X2, giving the protein MNLPVPDPILLTNSHDGLDGPNMKKRKLEDREETFQGTKVFVMPNGMLKSNQQLVDIIEKVKPEIRLLIEKCNTVKMWVQLLIPRIEDGNNFGVSIQEETVAELRTVESEAASYLDQISRYYITRAKLVSKIAKYPHVEDYRRTVTEIDEKEYISLRLIISELRNQYVTLHDMILKNIEKIKRPRSSNAETLY; this is encoded by the exons ATGAACCTCCCAGTGCCTGACCCAATTCTTCTCACAAACAGCCATGATGGACTGGATGGG CCAAATATGAAAAAGAGGAAGCTGGAAGACCGTGAAGAGACCTTTCAGG GTACCAAAGTGTTTGTGATGCCCAATGGGATGCTGAAGAGCAACCAGCAGCTGGTGGACATCATTGAGAAAGTGAAACCAGAGATCAGGCTGCTTATTGAGAAGTGTAATACG GTCAAAATGTGGGTGCAACTTCTAATTCCCAGGATAGAAGATGGAAACAACTTTGGTGTTTCTATTCAG GAGGAAACAGTTGCTGAGCTTCGAACTGTGGAGAGTGAGGCAGCATCCTACCTGGACCAGATTTCTAG ATATTATATCACAAGAGCCAAGCTGGTTTCCAAAATAGCTAAGTACCCTCATGTG GAGGACTACCGCCGCACAGTGACAGAGATTGATGAAAAGGAATATATTAGTCTGCGCCTGATCATTTCAGAGCTGAGGAATCAATAT GTCACTTTGCATGACATGATCCTTAAAAACATTGAGAAGATCAAGAGGCCTCGGAGCAGCAATGCTGAGACCCTTTATTAA
- the BECN1 gene encoding beclin-1: MEGGRAPACTTQVSFVCQRCSQPLKLDTSFKILDRLTIQELTAPLLTAAPARPGDVQEESALSEEAFTEGRQDGVSRRFIPPARMMSTESANSFTLIGEASDGGTMENLSRRLKVTGDLFDIMSGQTDVDHPLCEECTDTLLDQLDTQLNITENECQNYKRCLEILEKMNEDDKEKLQTELKELALEEEQLIQELEDVEKNRKVVAEDFERVRAEAERLEQEEAQYQKEYCEFKRQQLELDDELKSVENQMRYAQMQLDKLKKTNVFNATFHIWHSGQFGTINNFRLGRLPSVPVEWNEINAAWGQTVLLLHALANKMGLKFQRYRLVPYGNHSYLESLTDKSKELPLYCSGGLRFFWDNKFDHAMVAFLDCVQQFKEEVEKGETRFCLPYRMDVEKGKIEDTGGSGGSYSIKTQFNSEEQWTKALKFMLTNLKWGLAWVSSQFYNK, translated from the exons ATGGAGGGTGGTCGTGCGCCTGCCTGCACTACGCAGGTCAGCTTCGTGTGCCAGCGCTGCAGCCAGCCGCTGAAGCTCGACACCTCCTTCAAGATCCTTGACCGGCTCACCATCCAGGAGCTCACCG CGCCGCTGCTGACCGCCGCACCTGCTCGGCCTGGGGATGTGCAGGAAGAGAGCGCCCTGAGCGAG GAGGCCTTCACGGAGGGTCGGCAGGACGGCGTCTCCAGGAGGTTCATCCCACCAGCCAG AATGATGTCGACAGAAAGCGCCAACAGCTTCACGCTGATTGGAGAGGCATCAGATGGAGGCACGATGGAAAACCTCAGCAGAAGACTGAAG GTTACTGGTGACCTCTTTGATATCATGTCTGGGCAGACAGATGTGGATCACCCCCTTTGTGAGGAGTGCACAGATACTCTGCTAGACCAGCTAGACACACAGCTAAATATCACCGAGAATGAATGCCAGAACTACAA GAGATGTCTGGagatactggaaaaaatgaacGAGGATGATAAGGAGAAACtgcaaacagaactgaaagaacTTGCACTggaggaagagcaactgattCAGGAGCTAGAAGATGTTGAGAAGAACCGCAAGGTTGTGGCTGAAGACTTTGAGAGAGTCAGGGCAGAGGCAGAGCGACTGGAGCAGGAAGAAGCTCA GTATCAGAAAGAATACTGTGAATTTAAGAGACAACAACTGGAGCTTGATGATGAGCTGAAAAGTGTGGAGAACCAAATGCGTTATGCCCAGATGCAACTggataaattaaagaaaactaaTGTGTTCAATGCAACTTTCCACATCTG GCACAGTGGTCAGTTTGGCACAATAAATAACTTCAGACTTGGCCGTCTCCCCAGTGTTCCTGTAGAATGGAATGAGATCAATGCAGCCTGGGGGCAGACTGTGCTGTTGCTGCATGCCCTTGCTAACAAAATGGGCCTGAAGTTTCAAAG ATACCGACTTGTACCATATGGCAACCACTCATATTTAGAGTCCCTCACAGACAAATCAAAG gagCTACCATTGTACTGTTCTGGAGGCCTAAGGTTCTTCTGGGACAATAAGTTTGATCATGCGATGGTGGCTTTCTTGGACTGTGTGCAGCAATTTAAAGAGGAAGTGGAAAAAGGTGAAACTCGGTTTTGTTTGCCTTATAG GATGGACgtggagaaaggaaagattgAAGATACAGGTGGCAGTGGTGGTTCTTACTCtattaaaacacaatttaaCTCTGAGGAGCAATGGACAAAAGCACTAAAATTCATGTTAACTAACCTGAAGTGGGGTCTTGCCTGGGTCTCATCCCAGTTCTATAACAAGTAG
- the PSME3 gene encoding proteasome activator complex subunit 3 isoform X1: MASLLKVDPEVKLKVDSFRERITSEAEDLVANFFPKKLLELDGFLKEPILNIHDLTQIHSDMNLPVPDPILLTNSHDGLDGPNMKKRKLEDREETFQGTKVFVMPNGMLKSNQQLVDIIEKVKPEIRLLIEKCNTVKMWVQLLIPRIEDGNNFGVSIQEETVAELRTVESEAASYLDQISRYYITRAKLVSKIAKYPHVEDYRRTVTEIDEKEYISLRLIISELRNQYVTLHDMILKNIEKIKRPRSSNAETLY; the protein is encoded by the exons ATGGCCTCGCTGCTCAAGGTGGACCCGGAGGTGAAGCTCAAG GTTGACTCCTTCAGAGAGCGGATCACGAGCGAG GCTGAAGATCTGGTGGCAAACTTTTTCCCAAAGAAGCTGTTAGAACTTGATGGGTTCCTGAAA GAGCCCATTCTGAATATTCATGATCTCACTCAGATCCATTCAGACATGAACCTCCCAGTGCCTGACCCAATTCTTCTCACAAACAGCCATGATGGACTGGATGGG CCAAATATGAAAAAGAGGAAGCTGGAAGACCGTGAAGAGACCTTTCAGG GTACCAAAGTGTTTGTGATGCCCAATGGGATGCTGAAGAGCAACCAGCAGCTGGTGGACATCATTGAGAAAGTGAAACCAGAGATCAGGCTGCTTATTGAGAAGTGTAATACG GTCAAAATGTGGGTGCAACTTCTAATTCCCAGGATAGAAGATGGAAACAACTTTGGTGTTTCTATTCAG GAGGAAACAGTTGCTGAGCTTCGAACTGTGGAGAGTGAGGCAGCATCCTACCTGGACCAGATTTCTAG ATATTATATCACAAGAGCCAAGCTGGTTTCCAAAATAGCTAAGTACCCTCATGTG GAGGACTACCGCCGCACAGTGACAGAGATTGATGAAAAGGAATATATTAGTCTGCGCCTGATCATTTCAGAGCTGAGGAATCAATAT GTCACTTTGCATGACATGATCCTTAAAAACATTGAGAAGATCAAGAGGCCTCGGAGCAGCAATGCTGAGACCCTTTATTAA
- the CNTD1 gene encoding cyclin N-terminal domain-containing protein 1 isoform X1 yields the protein MGSRVPVVSRFSNPDPLFGEVAPEIIEDTLIHLAMENEQHLSMLPSPAGCFKEARTVEFIFLLSEKWHLDQPTRYHAVELLERFMIKQVEQICTSPRENITSSEQGRSQNTLQEQIYDTFVLRLVSCIQLASKLSLHYNAVNSDTALTFLQSLKYSYTKQELLESELTVLETLQFQINVSTPLAYIELLLEVLGHNGCLLPAKPLHQMCVQLLDFFYLKRDPIYDTLLNIAVENSTPSELQVAKFLIVKEDLMLLAVGIISTSAFMLDPEHWKKVQSFPNKLALCGGKKVKVIYMFKHCQRLVDSTGSEMKLTAFGLLAGSVHTFIRWV from the exons ATGGGGTCCCGGGTGCCAGTAGTGTCCAGGTTCTCCAACCCAGATCCGCTCTTTGGTGAAGTTGCTCCTGAGATCATCGAGGACACGCTGATCCACCTGGCCATGGAGAACGAGCAGCACCTTAGCatgctgcccagccctgcaggctgcttcAAGGAGGCACGCACCGTGG aatttaTATTCCTTCTGTCTGAAAAATGGCACCTGGACCAACCAACAAGGTATCACGCAGTAGAGCTACTTGAAAG GTTTATGATCAAGCAAGTAGAACAAATCTGTACGTCCCCCCGAGAGAATATTACAAGCAGTGAACAAGGCAGAAGCCAGAATACTCTGCAAGAACAGATCTATGACACATTTGTCCTACGACTTGTGTCATGCATTCAGCTTGCGAGCAAACTTTCCTTACACTATAAT gcagTTAACAGTGACACAGCTTTAACATTTCTGCAATCCTTAAAATACTCATATACTAAACAAGAGTTGCTTGAGTCAGAGCTTACTGTTTTAGAAACACTGCAGTTCCAGATCAATGTGTCGACTCCATTGGCTTACATTGAACTGCTTCTAGAGGTTTTAG GACATAATGGCTGCTTACTTCCTGCAAAACCACTGCATCAGATGTGTGTACAACTACTAGATTTCTTCTATCTTAAAAGAGATCCCATCTATGACACTTTACTGAATATTGCCGTTGAGAATTCGACACCAAGTGAATTGCAGGT AGCAAAGTTTTTGATAGTAAAGGAAGATTTAATGCTCTTGGCAGTTGGAATCATCAGCACAAGTGCCTTCATGCTAGACCCTGAGCACTGGAAGAAGGTACAGTCATTTCCAAACAAATTAGCTCtatgtggggggaaaaaagtgaaggTTATTTATATGTTTAAGCACTGCCAGAGGTTGGTAGACTCTACTGGAAGTGAGATGAAATTGACAGCCTTCGGTTTATTAGCAGGAAGCGTGCACACTTTTATAAGATGGGTCTGA
- the LOC110388568 gene encoding cytochrome c oxidase assembly factor 3 homolog, mitochondrial, with product MAAPRDPVGEAAFARRIDPEQEPGLSPEQRRFMAQVERAQRHRALQRQLRSRNVLLALGIGMVTAGIYGYTFYSVSQEQFLDELEQEAEAARARAWERQKSAAS from the exons ATGGCGGCACCGAGGGATCCTGTGGGGGAGGCCGCGTTTGCGCGGCGCATTGACCCGGAGCAGGAGCCGGGGCTGAGCCCTGAGCAGCGCCGTTTCATGGCGCAGGTGGAGCGCGCCCAGCGACATCGCGCCTTGCAGCGCCAGCTCCGCAGCCGCAACGTGTTGCTGGCGCTCGGCATCGGCATGGTCACCGCGGGCATCT ACGGGTACACCTTCTACTCAGTGTCGCAGGAGCAGTTTCTGGACGAGCTGGAGCAGGAGGCGGAGGCGGCACGGGCGCGGGCCTGGGAGCGGCAGAAGAGCGCCGCGAGCTGA
- the CNTD1 gene encoding cyclin N-terminal domain-containing protein 1 isoform X2 has translation MGSRVPVVSRFSNPDPLFGEVAPEIIEDTLIHLAMENEQHLSMLPSPAGCFKEARTVEFIFLLSEKWHLDQPTRYHAVELLERFMIKQVEQICTSPRENITSSEQGRSQNTLQEQIYDTFVLRLVSCIQLASKLSLHYNAVNSDTALTFLQSLKYSYTKQELLESELTVLETLQFQINVSTPLAYIELLLEVLGHNGCLLPAKPLHQMCVQLLDFFYLKRDPIYDTLLNIAVENSTPSELQVAKFLIVKEDLMLLAVGIISTSAFMLDPEHWKKVVEHLNCITGITSQSISEFSYAVLKHVIGSTTPKQHHRR, from the exons ATGGGGTCCCGGGTGCCAGTAGTGTCCAGGTTCTCCAACCCAGATCCGCTCTTTGGTGAAGTTGCTCCTGAGATCATCGAGGACACGCTGATCCACCTGGCCATGGAGAACGAGCAGCACCTTAGCatgctgcccagccctgcaggctgcttcAAGGAGGCACGCACCGTGG aatttaTATTCCTTCTGTCTGAAAAATGGCACCTGGACCAACCAACAAGGTATCACGCAGTAGAGCTACTTGAAAG GTTTATGATCAAGCAAGTAGAACAAATCTGTACGTCCCCCCGAGAGAATATTACAAGCAGTGAACAAGGCAGAAGCCAGAATACTCTGCAAGAACAGATCTATGACACATTTGTCCTACGACTTGTGTCATGCATTCAGCTTGCGAGCAAACTTTCCTTACACTATAAT gcagTTAACAGTGACACAGCTTTAACATTTCTGCAATCCTTAAAATACTCATATACTAAACAAGAGTTGCTTGAGTCAGAGCTTACTGTTTTAGAAACACTGCAGTTCCAGATCAATGTGTCGACTCCATTGGCTTACATTGAACTGCTTCTAGAGGTTTTAG GACATAATGGCTGCTTACTTCCTGCAAAACCACTGCATCAGATGTGTGTACAACTACTAGATTTCTTCTATCTTAAAAGAGATCCCATCTATGACACTTTACTGAATATTGCCGTTGAGAATTCGACACCAAGTGAATTGCAGGT AGCAAAGTTTTTGATAGTAAAGGAAGATTTAATGCTCTTGGCAGTTGGAATCATCAGCACAAGTGCCTTCATGCTAGACCCTGAGCACTGGAAGAAG gttGTGGAACATTTAAACTGTATTACTGGCATTACTTCACAAAGTATCTCAGAATTTTCGTATGCAGTACTCAAACACGTTATTGGCAGTACCACTCCAAAACAGCACCATAGGAGGTAG